AAACTCCTTTCATTTACTCATAAggaaccaaaaaaaaaaaaaaaaaaaaaacaaaaaaaaaaacaaaacgTATAACTTTTAGATTGAATATACATTCTATTTACCTTTTGATGTGAAAACCGAGGCTAATAAGACCCTCTAATTGATCAAGTCACACAAACACTACTAAAATGCTTACTGGGTAAAGTTTCATCTTATATAGTCAATTTTTATTCCGTTTGGTATCCTTTACACGAATTGCAGACTAGCGGAATAAAAAGTAAATGCTCATTGCTGAGGGTAATTTgaccatttgaaaaaaacaaaaatccGAATCTATGAGATATTGACGGGTTTTTCTACATATTGGTACAATTTGGGAACAATACTGAAACACTGACAAATGGCTGAAGCAGTTAGAAAAATACACACCGTAACTACGAAAGTGACACCACCATTTGGGGATGAGTTTCAAATAGCAGCAACACTTCCCCTAGAAAAACCGATCTTCAATGCTTCAAATCGAATTCCTATCACAATCCATTTGAGTAAAACGGGAACAAATACTGAGTTGGGTTGCTACGTCTATACGATTTTGGATAAGAGATCGGGTCGAACGCATCAGACTTTATTAAATAATAGCAACGAAACCTTGGTCGACATG
The window above is part of the Pichia kudriavzevii chromosome 1, complete sequence genome. Proteins encoded here:
- a CDS encoding uncharacterized protein (PKUD0A00350; similar to Saccharomyces cerevisiae YPL144W (POC4); ancestral locus Anc_8.656); the protein is MAEAVRKIHTVTTKVTPPFGDEFQIAATLPLEKPIFNASNRIPITIHLSKTGTNTELGCYVYTILDKRSGRTHQTLLNNSNETLVDMTKKIGALLSKKYHVPTYVSVSGNWSLEDLLATIKSVVAFINESY